The sequence ACTGATGATACAATATATGAAATTATCATCATAGAAAATGCTACAGAGAGAAGCACACAGATATAACAGCCTGTTCTTACtcccaagtcatcaaatactgctgctttttagcGATGTTGGTGTCAGACACCAATGCAAAGAGGCACCTTTTGCAGCGGTATGATACCCACCAGGCAGCTGTGGCGCTACCACATTATAAAGCAACAGTAAATCCCTACATGACAGgagggtggggaggtggattggtccaacaaaccctggacctTTACCTGGGAGCACACTGTTCGCTTCTCATGTAAATATCAAGCCAAAccgtaactttttttaaaaaactaatccATGTGCTTTGTTACATAAGCAAAGTAACCTAGAAATGAAGTGTTTAACCAACGTTGTGAGCAGAAACTGTGCATTTCCTGTCAAGATGGAATGGTGGAAGAtggttattttgaaaaaacacacaatgcatgTAAGAAGCATACATTGCATGCCGTCCCCGGACGTCAACAATAAACGCAGGAAGATACctaatgcatcatattttgatgtaaagGTCCGCTGACAATtagggatgaaaacatgttgcagCATGTGttgtatatacagtaaatatctgGAGACACATATGCTGCAATATCCATAAATGGCCACAACCTATAGGCAATAagtgcatttttacattatggCATGCTGAgatcaataaatcaaatcaatcaactgctgagaatttttttattcaataacACATTTAACTGCCCTTGCACAGTCTCACCGCCATTAACTGTTACATCTTTTTGTTGCCTTTGGGAAAGACCCAATGATGATGGCTCTCTGTGGCTTTGGCCCAGCTTCTCaagcaaaaataacaagtaCTCTATCTCTCCAGGTTctaatgtgaggatttgctgctttttttttttttgtcataaactgaatgttttctatttttgaaagGTTAAAGcaagacatttgaagatatTACTTTACACTTTTAGAAACTGTGAtggagaaagataaaaaaaaaagaagtatcatcaaagtattttttcttactttgatGGTTAGCAGCCTCAAATAAATCTTACCTTTAGCTGTGTCCGATGTGCCTTGGTTCTGCAGAGTGACCAGAGTGAAGTAGACACCTTGCCTTTCCAGCAGCTCATTGTGTGTTCCCCTCTCCACTGCTTGTCCATGCTCAAAACCAATGATGACATCCGCATTTCTAATTGTGGACAGGCGGTGGGCTATAGAAATCGTTGTCCTGCCCATGCGCACCTGCACATACACTAGTTATTagtgtcattcaaaaaaaaatgtacttagcTATGATGTCTACAGGCAGAGAGTGGCTCACCTTATCCAGTGCCTCCTGGACCACAGCTTCGCTCTCATTGTCCAGGGCAGATGTGGCCATATCCAGCAGCAGGATCCTGGGGTTTCGGATCAGAGCTCGAGCAATAGCAATCCTCTGCTTCTGTCCTCCACTCATCTGTCCTCCCCCTTCTCCCACCAGAGTATCAAATTTCTGATGGATAAATTGTAACATGTTCATTTTGGGGCTGcgaaaatgttaataataataactgttgtTCTGTATTACATGCATATGTGTACTTCTACCTGTGGCAGATCCATGATAAAATTATAAGCATTAGCCTCTTTTGTTGCCTGAATGATGTCCTCCATGGTTACTCCGGGTCGACCAAACCGGATATTTTCTGCAATGGTTGTAGCAAACAGCACTGGCTCCTGCTCTACAATACCAATGAGAGATCTGAGCCACTGGATATTTAAAGTACGAATGTCATGGCCGTCCAAAGTCACCTGAGAACAAGAATAACAAATGTAATATTACTCTGACGTCTCAGTTGGTGTCCTGTTTGTTGGTGCAAGTGTTTGCAGATTGTTACCATTCCTTCTTTTGGGTCATAAAACCTTTGGAAGAGCTGGATTGTGGTGCTCTTTCCAGATCCGCTCGGCCCCACAAAAGCTGTAGTTTCTCCTGCTTTGATCTGCATGCTCAGatcatttaaaatctgaaaaagcgGTTGGCTCTTAAAGAAATGAATTTTGAGAAGTGAGAAATGGACATAAGGAAATGTTTATTGAAGAAATTTACCTTGACTTCAGGCCGGGATGGGTAGTAGAAAGTGACATTATGGAACTCAATATCACCTTTTACTCTGTCTAATTTGTGACCTTCTTCTGAGAAACAATTGATTTCTGGTTCCTGTGAACATAACAGcacattactttattttacgAGGAAGAttctctcttttaaaatgtactgtTTAAAATCTGTGTTGTATGTGCAGTAAAGTCTTAGGTATCAGCCCTGATTTTACCCGGTCAATTGTGTCAAAGATTGTTTTTGCTGCAGCACGACCAGAAGCGAAGGCCTCCAGGCAGGGTGAGGCCTGTCCCAGGTTCATAGCAGCCATGAGTACTCCAAAGAACAcctgaaaaaatacaacatcatACAGTGAAACAAAAGCCACTGTCTTTCAAATACTTACATTATATAGAGCCAGTGCTCCTGACCTGGGGGTTGGGAGCCCTGTTGGGTCacaagataaatctgaggggtTGCCAAACAAGATAATctcttttcaaatgtttctcgaatctttgcttttttgcaaattattggaattttttttacagcatcaggttgaaacattgcctataacaacataataaaaggaGTACAAGGTGGGCTGGAGGGGCGGTGAGTCGGTCTggcaaaccccggactttcacctgggagatCAGTGCTTCTTGTCGGAACcaagagccaaaccatgatgttttttttctaaactaacCACGTGtttctgttgcctaaacctaaccacccacGCTTTTGTAGCCTAATCCTAATtatgtgcttttattgacatCCCTGCGTTGgttgcagcatcccagaacgtaaAGAGCAGATGTACAAAGACACCTTGAGCataatatgtatatgtgtaaaCCCACTGACAAAGCACTGATATGTcacaatttgggatgagaaggtGCTGTTTCCCTGCCATAACCTAGTACAGTGGTCCCCAAAACATGGGACCTGGGTCCTCCCGTGgggtcacaaaaaaaatccaaggggTCATGAATTAAAAGCTTTTGTATGTAAAAGAAATTTGGTTctgctgtattttattattggaAATTTGTACCTGACTACAACTCcagccaaattatttttttttatttgttttttttctaatcattGATTTTACTTATGAGTTACTGTTTAACAAAATGCAAcaatctgagaaaaaaacaatcactctTTTGGTTGACAAGGACATCTCAGaacaaaatttgaaatatgtcATGAGGGGTGACAAGATGACATGGGTTCATTTTCAGGTGTCACCAGAAAAAATCTTGGGTATCATTTACATAAAGTATAGGAAGTtgcatttatgcatttatttttacataccTGAATCAGAGTACCAGGAGTCAGCTCCTTGGTGTCAATGACCAGCTTTGATCCATACCAAAAGGCCAaagcaaaacacaagaaaatgatgcaCCACAGGTATCCTTGAAAAATGCCTATGATGGTGCCCTTTTTCACACCCCAGTTCTGAGCTTCTGCAAGGTTCCTGTCGTATCTGCACAAATTTCACattcactttcatttcaaaTCCTGGAATAATATCTCATCATCATTTGCAAAGCAGAACAACCATttgagatgttaaaaaatgtcaaaatacctTTCAGCCTCTTTTTCCTCCCCACCAAATGCTGCCACTGTCCTGATGGATGACAGGACTTCGTCAGCCACAGCCCCTGCCTTTGCATATGACTTGAGCTCTCGTCCTGTTAGCCTGGCCACAGCCTTCACCAACGTAATAGAAaattttacataatttcttGACATGTGATACCACATACAGTTGCAATGTACTCCTATCTTGAAAATCATTCTGTCTGACAACTTTACCATTGCCATAAGTCCAGCTGCTACACCAATCAGCGGGCTCACGGCTATGACGACCAAAGTCAGCTTCCATCCGCCAATAAATCCAACCATGAAGCCAAACACAAACGTAGAGATCCTCTCAATGAAGATTGACACCTGGTCAGCGATGGCGTTGTTGATCTTGTTGATGTCACTGTAAAGGAACAGAGACACTATTCTGTGTGAAGCATTCTCCCAGGTTTGCACTGGTAACAACCATATCTGCAGAtaaagagcactcactctgacATCCGTGTGTTCAGTTCACCAACAGAGGTGCAGTCAAACCATCCAATCTCCATTTGCATTACTTTCCTGAAATAAGCCTTTCTCATTCTATCAATTTGCCTTGCAGCTGCTGTCACCCAGAAGGCAATCTGTAGTCAATaggaaaaatgcatatttttgattttgaggtgaactgtctctttaaagtgGAATATGGCAAGCATAAATACTTACCTGAAAATAACTAACAACCAGAACTCCTAATCCAATTCCAATATAGTAATATGCAAACATGGTCATCTGTGCTTCAATATCCACCCTGCAGAGAGAATAAAATGAGTAATAGCAGCTCTTAATCTCTGATAACAATCACATCAGCCGTTGAACAGAGACTCACCCACAGTACAcagtgctgttttcaggtgtttcatATATGGAGCCATTTTTCCAATAGATGGTATTGTTGAAGCATGTCTTGTTAATGTCTTTCAGTTCTTGGACCTCAAGCTCATATGCAACAAATGTGTTTGTCATCCTGCCGTACACCAGAAGCATGAGAGGTGAAGCTGCACCGTGTATGAGGGCGCACAAACCccccaccaccatcatcacggTGTCTTTGCAAGTAGCAAATCGAAACTGCGACAAATAAATTTAaggattttcttaaaaacattctTTCAACAATATTTGTGAGAATCCATTTGTAtacttttgttttgattcataataaataaaagacaggaaatgtacagtggTGTGGAGACATAAGAACATGACTCAGATCCTTCAGCCTACTTAAGTGAAAGTACCAATACATCAAAGTGCAAGAGTCTGTTAAGTAAAAGTGCTATGATCAAGATCTTTCTCAGGTAACATTTCATGAGTATTAAGCTCACTTGAAGTTCCAAAAGCACTCATTTGATAGAAAATGACCCTTGAATTTTAAAAGCGTAtatggcatgtttttatgtaaaatcttaatctgaGAAATAACTGGTAACCAAGGCTGTCAAATGAATGGAATGGAGTGGAAGTAGAAAGTAGTATGAAATATAAATAGTagtaaaaaaagtcaagttaaaTACCTCAGAATTGaccttaagtacagtacttgagtaaatataacCTCATCTTCCACCACAGGCTAAAAATCCAACTTTTCATTATACATCTTAACAGCCATCGCTAGTactttatatgtgttttttatataaataaactaataaaaactgaaaagcaatCTCTAAGCATTTCTACTGCACTTATTGTGAGACATTCTGGACAAATGAGTCTGTCATATGAAAGTAACGTTAAATATACAGAGTTTCTTTCTACAACAACCCAGCCACCACCTGTTTTTGAACAATATGAGCAAAGAGAGCATTTACCAGTTGAAAGTATCCAACACtcagtgtcttttcttttttcttctcttctctgtaACACGTGTGAATTATTGTAAGCCACTGGAATAtttcaaaacaactgcaaacatTTTGTAGTCTGAAACAAATTGTGGAAGATTTCATTCTTGCACTTACCCATTCTCAatatctgctaaaaaaaaaaaaaaaaaaaaaagaggtaaaagtATAATTAGTCACCCATCATTTCTcatttcttgacttttttttgacaaagctCTACTTTTGTTTTGCCTCCCTTTTGCAGTAAAAATAGATCACTCACCTCTTTTATCAGAACCTGTTGTTGtaaatttgattgatttcttcATGTTTGCTTCCCCAACTCAAGCAACTCTGTGTCTTCTCTTGGCAACtgaggataaaaacaaaaaagtcattggaTGTTTATCAGAAGATCCATGGTCCAGTGAGATTCAAGCGATCAAGTTTTCAAACTCATCATAGTACACAAAGTCtacaaagttaaaaacaattattcattttgtttcataGTTTATTCACAGAGTcgataaaaaatgtaaatagaaaCATGATTTTAGGTCAAATTAGATGTGTGAAATGGGACACCCTGATAAGCTATTCAAAGCTTGTAAATAGGGGCCcagacattaaaagacataCAAGGTTACAAGTATACATTGCATCCTGCAACTTCTATtgttccagaaaaaaatacaacttggAAAAACTTGGAATATCAAAATAagttcatatttatttaatgtttaaagtcACCATTGCCACCTGCTGCGTACTGTGTGTACTGACACTGATTAAAAAGGCACTACTTGTTTTGTCcacataaagacacacatgTGAATCAATTGGATGATACAATGTATTTATCATGTgcaaaaaattaagttttgatCCAACAGCATGGATGTTAGATGTGAGAAAAAAACGCTACAGCAACACTCCGCTTTGAGCAGCTTAGTTTACCaatgtcaacaacaaaacattattttactgtacatAGATTCTCACACAAGAACAGCAATTATTAAAGAGGAAATCTAGTTGAGCAGAAGCACAGCATAGCACTTATggtagaagaaaagaaaaacatactgtaCCTGGACTTCTCACTGAATGTCTGTTATCTTCAGAAATCCACCAGCACCACTGAGGCTCATCAGAATAAATTCCTATCTTAActaatcttattttcaggtcaccTATGCCTCTCCTTTCCCATTATCTACACCTCCATTAGACTGATATGAGTTGTGACAGCATGATGGCCTCTGCTAGACTGCCTTTGTGAGGCAAAATTCAATCACTAAGCCAAGTTAATGTTCATTTACTACTATTATTgacctgtcttttttttttttaaaaaaaaaaaaaaacctaatgttttaattttaacatgtgaattttaaaaaacttaaaagcatCCTCTagtataaatgtgtttattagtTATCATGAGTCATTGTAAAATAGGTAAAATGGGTGTCAATACACGCATAACCAGATTAAAATATCATGAACTGTTAAGTCTCTAGAATTCATCAGAATCCATTTGTGAAATTTTGATTCATTACAAATTTTAATGAAGTTATTCATCTCCACACAGCTATTTAACCAAAGTAGTGACCAAGCAAATATGCAAATCTGGTATAACTTTGTAACCATATATTTCACCTGTTTAaggattcattttttatttaagtttctaaatacactaaaatgaattttgtgtttcataAGTTCCATCATCCATTTGccttatttaataactttttaactGCCCGACAGTGTGGAGTTTCCTTATTTCATAGTTAAGTATTAACGCATGAGTATATCAAATACTTTGTTTATTataagtggaaataaagacacACTTAAAAAGCCAATCAGGCATATGTACGGGGGTTAATGCCCGCTAGGACAGGAGGGCTTGAGTTTGGAATTTGCTCCTTCTTTACAGCCGGTTATTATTCACAACACAGGTGATTGATAATACAACAGGAAGGAGGGGGTGAGAGACATGCAGTAATAAACACTGACTTTGATGGTTATCTGCATGAAGAAGCCTGCACGAACATCTGCATGCAAATATAGGTGAAGAAAAGTCAAGAAAATCAAGTTTATCAAAGTATATGTATACTTTGGCCTTCGGTGTATCTGtacaaaaagtgtaaaaacgACATGTTGTGGCTACgtgtgttgttattttgtggcTGAGCGCAGTGACTTGCTGTAGTCTCCTGGTTACCTGGCATCCTAACAGTAAGGACAAGTTACTGAGAGACATTtaccacagaaaaacactgcaagcaaacagacagagagggtgTGTCTGACTCGTGAAGTCCATTCATTCTTTCTTGAAGGTGAGGTGAAGTATGTGACTGCATATCTGCTGCTGTGAAAGCCAACTAGTAGCTGTTATCATCATtaacactgaaaacatgttaaactCCTTAGGTccttttaattaaattcaatCAACTTCGTACTGTTTGTTGAGAAGCAGAAGTAGCCTTTCATCGACATCGACTAAAGTTGTGCAGTTACAAGGTGAATCAAAGTATTAAGGGAAACAAActtgtgtgacacacacacacacacacacacacacacacacacacacacacacacacacacacacacacacacacacacacacacacacacacacacacacacacacacacatcgtaGCTGCTGTACAAAGGGATGAACATAAAGAGAAGGGCAGCATATATTGCCTCTAATTAACCAAAGTGATTGCACCTGAGGGAGGTGGATCCTTTCCAtgcaggtgtgtttgatttctcCTCCTGTCAGGTGCGTCAGGTGATCTTACTGACGACTGTTCAACCCAGTTAGCAacttttggttctaaaaatgttctgataATGGTAATGGtaaatgcagcattttaataacattttcagaggcaagttttctttcagttcctggaatgttcttcttaaagttagtAACTTTACATTCTCTGtaaacatcatcaaaatgttaaatatgtttgggttttttcgTTATCATTTCACATTACAggaacattaaataaaaaatgttctgtaatttcaggcctcaataacatcctgaaaacattttctgaattttgctttgaaaatgttcttcctttgttctcatgtaacattgtggcaATGCTTTATATAACAACATCTGTCACTTCTCAACATCAActaaacatcctcagaatgttgcagttaaaacgttACGTCTTAGttagcatttaaccttacaggaacattatttgaaataataaaaatccttaaaacgctctttgaacattacatttaattttttttaaacattactgCAATGTAAGCAAATGTTGTGGGAGTGTTACATGCTAGCTGGGAAagcagtagattttttttaacataaacacacacatacaaaaactcaaaatgttcttgctctttttatttgtgcatctatttttttatccaattgctgtttatttgaatatcattatttatttatttatttatttatttgcatttaattatATCACCATTTAATTGTATCTGaggctttggcaatattgttttacaaacagtCATGCCAATAgagcaaattgaattgaattgaatacagagaattattcttttaagttaaaacacataacaaatatattctacaaaaacatgaatatgtgTCAATGCCTGCAATGAATATATACAAACGTATAAATGCACATATGAGCTACAGATCTATCTGCCATTATCATGCAGCCTCCAGCAGATGTCTCTCTTAACACATCATAACCAGAGATCTTAACCTGCTCTTACCCTGAAAAAAAGGTTGTCGGAGGACAGTTTCCCGGAAGTTACGCATATAAGCAGAaggaaacattgtttttaaaagcctTGTCATTACCACCGTCTCGTTTTCTGTCCTGACAAATCCCGTCCGGCGGCTCCTCAGTGCGACACTGAGTCAAAAACAGGTCAGTTTCGCTCTTTTGTattctttaaagaaatgtaaagtaaaacCTAAAAGTAGAATCATATGGATAATATGGACTCTCCGTCCATCCATGTTATCATCTAGCATTTGAAATTATGGCGCgagaaaataattaatgaatattgtttaagatacaaaaaaaaaaaaaaaaaaaacccctgccTCTTAGAAGTTACGTTTTTATATCACTAAATTGGGTTGTACTTATGTGACAGTGCCTGGATTATAATCAgattaattttttcttttagttagtTAAATGCTACATTTGTTTAGTGGagacacaggtgtgtgtttttggggtgATGGAGGGTTTGTGACCTGACTGTCAGATTGAAGTGTTAGGCATAAAAGAATTTTGGGGGGGGTgtgatttcattgttttgattgCTGTTTCAAGTTAGttgtaaataaaagtaacttttaGGAGACAAGACTTGACTTTAAACTGTCTGTCAGGGGCAAATAGGCTAATGTAAAGGGCTTTTTCCACAGTATTATGATAAATACTTATCCtattaatcgagaaaataatcagcCCTCATATGCATTATATTCAACATTCAGCCGGTGTTCATCTGGCCAATATGTTAAGTGTAAGTTAAGTCTTGCACTGACCTTTACGtgtaatgttttggcttttttaaaaattattattatagagTTCAAAGATCGGTTGATTAATTGAATagtcaactgacagaaaatgactttgcaacacataatgtaacatataaTCCATTAATATTTCAAGATTCATTGAGTCAAAGCccagataaaagaaaatagaaaaacctCCTTCAATTGATGTTGATTAAACACCTGATATTTATTGAAAATTGGAtcagacattttgaaaaaaggttAGTGAGACAATAGTGATTCAACAATAACATAAAAGGCAGTCTACAGTTtatcccagctgacactgggcGAGGGACAGCTTATGTCCTGGGCAGGCCTCATCCTGCGACCCTATACCAAATGTATTCGCAAATATACATGCctcttaatcctacacactggacctatacatttcttttttttgcacagaacataggcatgaaaaaatatttcaaaagagGGGCACAGGGCTACTCTGTTGTCTATAGATCATGATTATTAGTGTTTTAATGTGGCAGCCAGCTATTTGGCCAAGAATAATATGCACTCACtcctttaagttgttttaagttAAATTCCTTTGGCCATGATGAAGAATATGGAGAAACCTGGAAATTAGTTGTCTTCTGGCTGTCTTGTTTTGAAGtcactgggtttttttctgttttgtttttgttaaatgccttaaataacATCTGTGGTAAAGACAAGATCAAgagattttcatgtttcattctaagacataaaatatgtcaggaAAATAACCCACTTGTggattttaatgcatttatgaGTCTTAAataaggtggttgctaacaagaggttaaatgagactacagaggtTATCAGGGACTTTAAAAGTCATCATGCCCAATGACGGTATGTGCCAGCATCACCCTCATCAGACGCTCGCACAGAGTGTGCAAACAAAATTGGCACTGATGGGGAACGAGCAGCATACCACTCTTTGGATCGTTATATGCCTCTGATCTACATGTTCACCCCTCTTAAGGATCTTGGCATCCGTACAAAAAGGTGCCTCCATAGTGAATCAAACCAAGAGTCATTCCTAAAGCCAGACAAACAGGTTTCATCATGTCTGAGTTACATGTTTAAACTTTCCACAGCAGAATTAAATTCAGCCACTGTAgtggttgtttgttttgagaTATATTGGAAACTACTGTAGGACTGAAATAGTAATTTAGGTTCACTATGTAAGTTCAATTTAAGGGTCACTGAGTCGCTGCTCTGGAACTTTTAATCATATCACACAATCTTTATCTATTGATGAAGTTTGCTCAGATGTCAAGGAATTTAAGATGTTAGATTCTTTTATTTGATCTAACTGCTTTTAGGATTTCTCATCCATGTCGACCTAAACATGTAGATGAAAATCTCAGACTGTGTTAACAGCCAGGCAAACTCCTTTGTGTGTTGCAATCAAAAGGACCAGAAAAGCAGCTACATAGGTCTGGTGTTGAGATTGTTTTTACCaactaaatgttaaaattctCCAGAGAACTTGAAGTCCAACTGAGctccaaaaaactaaaaaataaaacatttaagggATGCAATTTTATAAATAGCACATAATTTGTATTGGCCGATATTGGCTTAGAAATGAAATATGTCTgtatcagccaacatgctgatttctgccaatatcacacacaatgtttttatttattttaatggataaagtgaacatgtacaaaaaacatcaaccctaaattgaagtatttttctcatttttcacaaAGAATGAATATtgcatacattgaaaagcatttaaTTTGTTGTCTCCATCTACTGGCGGACCATCGTGAAGAGAGTGTGCATAATgtgatgttaattccacaaTAAAAGAGATATGATGATCACTTAAACTAGTTAGGGATAAAAAAGTGGATACATCAATATCAACATCGATTATCGGCTAAATTAGTTGTtttatattggcaaaaaaactaTTATCTTGCAACCCTAGAACATTTACTTCTTTTGGAGCCAGTATAACATTATAAATCGATATGGTGTCGTTGCGAGTTATTTCTTTACCTAACTGACAATATGGTTTTTAG is a genomic window of Plectropomus leopardus isolate mb chromosome 10, YSFRI_Pleo_2.0, whole genome shotgun sequence containing:
- the abcb11a gene encoding bile salt export pump — encoded protein: MKKSIKFTTTGSDKRADIENGEEKKKEKTLSVGYFQLFRFATCKDTVMMVVGGLCALIHGAASPLMLLVYGRMTNTFVAYELEVQELKDINKTCFNNTIYWKNGSIYETPENSTVYCGVDIEAQMTMFAYYYIGIGLGVLVVSYFQIAFWVTAAARQIDRMRKAYFRKVMQMEIGWFDCTSVGELNTRMSDDINKINNAIADQVSIFIERISTFVFGFMVGFIGGWKLTLVVIAVSPLIGVAAGLMAMAVARLTGRELKSYAKAGAVADEVLSSIRTVAAFGGEEKEAERYDRNLAEAQNWGVKKGTIIGIFQGYLWCIIFLCFALAFWYGSKLVIDTKELTPGTLIQVFFGVLMAAMNLGQASPCLEAFASGRAAAKTIFDTIDREPEINCFSEEGHKLDRVKGDIEFHNVTFYYPSRPEVKILNDLSMQIKAGETTAFVGPSGSGKSTTIQLFQRFYDPKEGMVTLDGHDIRTLNIQWLRSLIGIVEQEPVLFATTIAENIRFGRPGVTMEDIIQATKEANAYNFIMDLPQKFDTLVGEGGGQMSGGQKQRIAIARALIRNPRILLLDMATSALDNESEAVVQEALDKVRMGRTTISIAHRLSTIRNADVIIGFEHGQAVERGTHNELLERQGVYFTLVTLQNQGTSDTAKDVINEALEENFDLNPRSRTSSKRDSVRLRSPSKLSTYTLPDSLRILSDKEFTTRNECEDDEDEHVEPAPVARILKYNQPEWPYMLLGSLGAAVNGSVNPVYAVLFSQILGTFGIRDMTEQREQINGICILFCIVAAASFFSQFLQGYAFAKSGELLTRRLRKIGFQAMLRQEIGWFDDPSNSPGALTTRLATDASMVQGATGSQIGMIVHSMTNIGASFIIAFYFSWKLTLVIMCFLPLIGLSGLFQAKMLTGFANEDKKAMEAAGRVSSEALANIRTIAGLTKERSFVESFEQKLQLPFKSAKKRANIYGLCFGFSQCVIFMAYAASFRYGGFLVSSEGLQYMFVFRVITAVVISGTALGKVSSFTPDYAKAKISAAQLFKLLDRVPKISISHTNGEKWDNFRGEIEFLSCNFTYPTRPDIQVLNGMVASVKPGQTLAFVGSSGCGKSTSVQLLERFYDPNEGQVLIDGRPSHTVSVPFLRSQIGIVSQEPVLFDCSIAENIQYGNNTCCVSMEEIVEAAKKAYLHDFVMTLPDKYETQVGAQGSQLSRGQKQRIAIARAIVRNPKILLLDEATSALDTESEQTVQSALDDARKGRTCIVIAHRLSTIQTADIIAVMSNGAVIEQDTHDNLMAKRGAYYKLVTTGAPIS